ATTGTAGCTTTGGGGTGGGAAATTGCCTCTAGAATAGCCACCACGAAAACTACCAGTAGGATAGGAACCCCTTGAGTTAGTGAACCTATTGTGAGAAGCAAGATTAGCTTCAGCAGCAACAATGTCCAAATCTTTGGCCCCTTTATCAATTCGAACCTCTTGAGCCATCAAAAGGGCCTCAATATCAGCGACAGTGTAGGGATCTGTGCGAGTGTTGACAAATGTGATAAAGACTTCATATTCTTTGGGTAAGCCATTAAAAATAGCTTCAATTTGATCTTGTTCAGAAGTCATATGGCCTATAGAAGCAAGGGTATCAACAAGAGTTTTGATTTTGAGTAGATATTCACTCAAAGAACCAATCATTTTGGTATTTCGAAGGAGAGTGCGAAATTGACTTATCTTTGCACGATTTTGTGATGTGTAATAGTCTGAAAGAGCTGACCAGATCTGAGCAGTGGAGTCTCTCCCAATCATGCGATTGGTCATCTTCTCGGACATAGAAGAAAGAAGCCAATAAATGAGCAAGCTGTCCTGTTGCTCCCAATCTTGAAAGTCTGGGTTGAGGCGATTTGCTGTGCGATCTACTTCAGTCAAGAACTTCACCGGAATATTCGAATCATCAAGGTATTTCTGTAATCGATTTCCTCTGATGGCATGAAAGACTTGATGTTTCCATGGGAGATAGTTGTGCTCATCCAGTCGGATCGAAAGAGTGTGTGAAAAATGAACGGGACCTGTTCGTGGAAGGGAAACCGTTGCGGAAGAAGCTTGGGAAGAAGAACCACCATGAGTGGAATCAAAAGCTTAGGCCatggatgatgaagaagaaggatCGAAGAGAACAACAAGGTTCAAAGAAATGGCACTGGTACCATATTAAGTTTTCCAGAGGAAGAAAAAGAGCTGGAAGAAATTCTTGTATATTGATCTTACTGATTAACAAGGATCAGCACCTTTTATACAGAGGAAAGAATAAAAAACTAACAGAGCTAACAAAGTAGTTTAGTTACAGTAAACAGAAAACAGATTAACTACTTTAACAAACTTAgaagtaactaagtaactaacTCCTTAAcagctcgatagtggttcgattatggctcgatggtgctcgatgcgattcttgcaagagacataatttttcactcgggtgtctgtgttggggtgattttttttattttgagtattttttcaagatctacacgtttgacatgctcatatgcacatttgagaagtttaaaacttgaaaatataccaaaagatgtcttaaacatgaggtatgtttgcacttttgtattttttaaaagtGCTACACTTCACAAATGCGCATATGAACATgtcaaatgtgtagatcttgaaaaaataccaaaaataaaaaaaaatcaccccaaacggacacccgagtgaaaaattatgtctcttgcaagaattgcatcgaacaccatcgatcTACCATTGAGCagagtcattttttcatgaaaaatcatgattttgaaggtcccatcgagatggcatcgagcaccatcaaacCACCATCAAACAAGGTAGATTTTctacagatttcagagtttcagatttgaaaaaaaatcgcaaaaaatacccaaaaatcatgttcagatctgttcgaaatacaatatttagtgtggtggtagTGTTGGTAGTgctgtgaggtgagagagagtgaactaAGAGAGAGAGGGAACAGAGTAGAGAGAAATGAGAAATGAAAAGTGAGGGAGGAAATGTTAATTTTGAATAAAGTATCAAAAAGTAacattattttgaaatctttaatatgcctaacatttttttttaaatagtagcATTTATCAAGCATAAAACCTGAAATTTCCCTTTATTAATTCAATTTATACAAATGAAATACATTTGTAgctgtttagttttttttattactaTTCACCTCTTCCACTGAGCTTGAGTAGATACAATTGAAATTATTCCAAAACTAAATAAATGTAAGTGTTGTGATTATGCTGGAGTGTAAATTTATTACTAGGTCATTTATTCATTTTTCCAGTGACTGacagttcttttttttttttttaattattggtCTGCAAATATAATAGGGTCTGTCAAACCTCTCTTCACTATAATTCCATAACTACTACAGAtaagaaacatatatttctttgTTTCAAGCCTTAAATATACATATAGCTGTACCAATTTGTGCTGGAAGGGTCAGACCTAAAAAATTAAAGATTGGAAGGGTAAAGAGCAAACAAAACATGCCCAACATCATGTAATGTGCCCATATACCACACCAACCTTTTTCTCTGTAGCAATTCAAGATTTGACAGTTTAATAAGAATGgaaataaaaaagactcgtgtgTCTCTTCTCAAACCACAATATTTAGGTTTTGATTCAGCATTAAAAAGGGAGAAAAGTGTCACAATTTGCATACAGTGGTACGAAGAAATGTTTAATCTAGACACCAGTGAATGAAACGAAAGTCGTTAAAGGAAAGAAGGTAGAGTAGTTAAGCAACTTAAATGTCATACGTTAAAGCACACGAGTACTGTGAACTATATCACCATCCAATCTTTCATTAAGGCAAAAAGACTAAAGTCGTTCACTTTAAGATAAACAACATATGGTAAAGAATTCATGTGAGAGAAACACACCAAAGACTACGCAACAAAATGTCCCAATCTAAAAGCAACTTCCACACCAACAGAAAACCCAAAACCACCTCTCTTCATCAAAAAGCCTCCTTTAACTCCTCATCCTCCTATCCAAGCAAGCAAAAAATGCATAAACCAAACACGGTTCTCACAACTGATGCTGAGAAAATGGCTTCCTACAATCCTGTGGAAATAGGCACCAGAGGAACTGTTGGTTCCCTTGTGATGAAGGAAATTGAGTACTTCAGCCAACTCGAACTGAGCAGCCACTGTAACTTGGAGAAGCCTCGTTCACAGGTTACAGATACAGCATCCTCTAGTAGTATTCATTCTTCAAAACCAACAGTTGGATCTGTCTCATCAacccaaaagaagaaaaagaaaggaggcAGCAAACTACTACCAAGCATGTGTTCTATGGTGGAAGTGTCAGACAAAAATCGGCCAGTTGGGATTTCAGGTTTCAGCTACACGAACCTGAAAACAGATGTGAAGAATTTGCAGGCTTAGATAATGCTATCTGAGAGCTTTGAGAAGCCTAGCTTCCTCAACCTGCTTGTTATGGGGCTTTTCCAAGCTCCATCAGAGTTTCCACACCTTATGTCTACAACTTCAACAATGTTAGATCCTTTCTTTTCAGTTTTCTCTCTACTCGGAGTTCTATCTAAAACTATATTATCAGAATTAAGCATTGGGATTCTATGTGTTTTTTTAGAATACCCCTTTGTTTTCCTGGAAAATTCCGGACTTTTCGTGTAGTTCCCGAGTCCACCACTGCTGCTGGCTTCATCAGAGGATTTCTTTGGTTTAAGTCTTCTTGGAATAACAGGATCAGTTTGAGGTTTGCTAATGAAAGATGATGAAGGTTTTTGAGATGCAGTATTCATGGACTGCAATTCCCTTGTCATCAAGGAACTGATTGTGCCAGTGGTCCCAACCCTGATGGATCCTCCACCACCTTTGATAGCTTCCAGTGACTGAACCATGTTTCTTTTGTCCTTAATCCAACTATCCTATATAGCAAGGAATATTTCTACTCACACTAACCACTTGTTGAAAAGGAAAGTTTTAATCACCTCCGTTCAAGAGCCTGAAATAGCAACACCACCGGCCAATGCTTTTAGATGATCATATATGACAAAGGTATATCTATCTGTAAATCaagttatgtaattttttttaaagattgaGAATAGAGCTTTATAGATCAAACTCATGCAAGTATAAAGCTGTGGTATATTGTCATTACATAGAAATTGATTAAGGGGTTCTTTCATTTAACTCAAAAACCATGTAAAACAGATAAAACAAGGTTATTGAGTATTTGATTCATGTgaagaaaaaaattagagcacTATGCTGTTTATTTTGTTAATATATAATTGATGTATGGTTATGTTAAAGCAAATATTCCATTAAAATGAACGAAACTACTGATTGTAGCAAAACCCCATTTTGAATTGATGAATAAGGTAGGAAAATGCTGTAATGTATGACATTATCTAAAAAATTTACTCAATTCCAGATCAAAACAGAGTACTGTGCTTTTTCACACACACGGAAAAACGAAAATTTAATCAAGTTAAAAAAACCAAATCATGTTGTACTGTACTATTCTTCAATCTTTTTGTATAAAGGACCCAGAGAAGATCGGTAGGGTTCAATAACTGTcattttaattagaaaaaaaaatattttttaattatgaaaaataaataaatgaaagacCCAAAGTCAGTAACCCATAACTGGAAATAGATGAAAACAGAAGAAAAATATTGACTATGATGCTTCAATCATAATCATTATATAGAGACTAATCAGTCCTGCTACAGATAATCAACCAACTAAGATCCAAAAGATAACACCAAAATACACTTAATCGGATCTTtaattataagaaaaaaaatctgatatttaaaacatacccacaAGCAAGGAAGCGAAGTTAAAATCAGCTCAACAAGTTTAGAAGCCGGACCAAAATATCTGAACCCAGTAAAGAATCCAAGTGAAATAAACAAACCCAGGTCACAGAAACCTTTCAAAGTAAGAGATCTATGGATATTTGCAGCTGAAAATGTGTAAATGGATGACAAAGAAACAATGTTACCTTCCAGGAAATCATGACTGGTTTCTCAAGCTCCTTTTTCTTGTTTGCTTGTGCAATGTGGGAGACAGTCAACGCAGACATCAAACAGTTAATCCAATTCAAAATCATTACATCAATGGATAAGAAATGGTGGGTTtgtcttttttttgttttttgtttttgaaagGGGTGGGTTTGTCTCTTTCTTTTGTGAAAATTAACAAAGttcacatttttctttttttggcttataataataattaatctaaGTTTACTTGCTTTCATCTCACCAAAATGTGAGTGTcacattaatttattttttccttttgtttGTTTGTACGTATCTAAAGAAAtcaattataatcatgttcagaCAGATAGAAAGATGAAAAGAagaaatcacataatttgagctTGGTATATTTTACTTATAATGAAACAATAAGATACACAATTTGTTATGCTTAGTTACAAATATAGTGAATAATTAAAGTAGTTAGTGTTAGTGAAGGGCTTACTTAACAATTAGAAAGTTTGTTAGAGAATCTATTGTCTTAACAGATTGCCTAGTTGCAGGGTCGGCCATGGGCATAGGCGGGCTAGGCTCGTGCCTAGGGCCCACCCCTACCCAGGGCCCAAAAATATCATGCAAACTCTTAAGTgtgttcaaagaaaaaaaaaatttaaataaggcCCGCTCAGCAGCCTTTCCCCTTCCCAACTGgtgttcaagaaaaaaaaaattaaataaggcCCAGCAGCCTTTCCTTTCCAACCGGCCcaattagttaaataaatataaatgtaGTAGTCCAACTCGACCAAAACGTGTGAGGcaattcaaagaaaaaaaaaagaaagctgAAAAGTCTCTttggctctctctctctcgtccTTCTCTCTCACAATCTCACTCTCAATTCATatcctttcaaaaaaaaaaaaaaaactcaaactccCATTTCAATTTTTCCCACCTACCTTCCCTAACCCTAAGAGTTCTCTCTCCTCTCTACGCTCTAGTCTCTCCAAAACCACCATTATAATTTACAATTTTACCAACTATCCTCTTCAATTCTCATCACTCATCAATCatcatattaatatacaatattcaAAGAAAAAAGCAATCTATTCTTCTTGTATTGTAATGGTAAGGTTTCAAAGTTAAtcttttattactttttattaatttaattgctatgtttatttaaaattaataattatttacttatcatacacatattttttttatcaccaTTGATTCACATTCACACAAAAAAATAAGGTCAccattggcaaaaaaaaaaaaacatttttattgGTCTCATTTGATTTATAAAGTTATGTGACTTGTGTCttgcaattttttattttattttttttttatagttttgcTATATTATTGTACTCATATCATTAATTTTGTTTGCAATTTTTATAGGGTCCTATTAGAAATTACAAATACAAATCAGGAGCccaaaaaagaaaggagaaattaAGGAAGGAACTCTTGCAAAAAAGTCAGGTTGGCTCTCTCAATAAGTATTTTAATACAAATAATGTAGACAATTTTGTAGTGAATGAGAATGACATTGAGAATCAATTTGATATTGAAAGTAATGAGAATGAGAAAAGTTCAAGTGATGTGAATGAAAATGAAGAATTGAATCGAACATTTAATGAGAATAAGAAAACTTCAAGTGATGTCaatgaaaatgaagaactgaatcAAACAGtgaatgagaatgagaaaacTTCAAGTGATGTATTCAACTTTCCTTTTGATATTGATGATCCAAGAAATTGGGATAGGATTGGTCATATTAATATGACAAACTTTATAGTTGAAAGAGGTCCAAAAAGAGTCATTAAGGAAGAGTTTACTAGGGATGCTTCTGGTAGGAATTTTTCTTCATGGCATTATATTAGAGAATTACCAAATGGAGAGAAACAAGATAGGAAGTGGTTGATATATTCAGTTTCTTTAGATAAagtattttgtttttgttgtaaATTGTTTGCAACAAAGAAGCATCTTGTGGGTTTTTTAGCTGAGGGAGGTTTTAATGACTGGCATAATATTTCTGAACGACTAAAAAGTCATGAACGAAGTACACAACACATTGAGTCAATTGCTAGTTGGGTGGAATTAGAAAAACGACTGAAAATGAAGTTAACAATTGATGCAAGTTTAGAAGAACAAGTTAATCAAGAGAAAAAACATTGGAAACAAGTGTTAGAGAGAATTCTTGCTATTGTGAAAAGACTTGGGCAAAATAATTTGGCATTTCGAGGAGATTGTGAAAAACTATATGAGAAAAACAATGGGAATTTCTTACAAATTATAGAATTACTTGCTGAATTTGATTCAACTATGCAAGAACATGTTCGTCGCATTTTAAGAGGTGAGACTCATTATCATTATTTGAGTCACAAGATTCAAAATGAAATGATACAACTACTGGCAACTGAGGTGAAAAGCTCCataattagtagaattaaagaAGCAAAATATTTTTCAGTCATACTAGATTGTACTCCAGATGCAAGTAATGATGAACAGATGTCTCTTGTTTTAAGATGTGTGAATGTTTCAGAAAGTCCAATATTTGTTGATGAGTATTTTCTAGAATTCATAAAAGTTCATGACACATCAGGCCTTGGTTTGCTTAATGAACTTTTAGATGCGTTGAATATTCTTGGACTTGATGTTGATAATATAAGAGGACAAGGATATGACAATGGATCTAATATGAGAGGAAAGAATAAAGGTGTACAAACTAGGCTACTTGAAATGAATCCTAGAGCATTTTACACTCCTTGTGCCTGTCATTCTCTAAATCTTTTACTTTCTGATATGGCTCATTGTTGTCCCAAGGCTGTGTCTTTTTTTGGTGTGGTACAACGAATATACTCATTATTTTCAGCTTCTACAAAAAGATGGAAAGTATTTAGAGATCATGTGCCTGGTCTCACTGTTAAGCCATCATCGGAAACACGTTGGGAAAGTCGTGTTGACAGTGTTAAAGCAATAAGATTCCAAGCTCCACAAATAAAAGAAGCTTTAAATTACTTGGCAGAAAGCAATGAAGATGCCAAAACAAAAAGTGATGCTGAAACTTTAGCAACATATAATATTCAgaattttgagttcttggtgAGCATGGTTATTTGGTATGATTTGTTGTTTGCTGTTAATACTGCTAGCAAGATCCTGCAAAGTGAAGATATGCAAATTGATGTTGCTATCAAAGAGTTAAAGATTCTACTTTCATTTCTTCAAAAATATAGAGAAACTAGTTTTGAGGAGGCTTTGACTAAAGCTACTGAGATTGCAAGTATGATGGAAGTTGAACCTGTATTTATGGAGAAACGAAAAGTTTACAGGAAAAAACAGTTTGATGAAAGTGTCAATGAGGAGGTGACACAATCAGCAGCAGAGtcatttaaaattgattattttcTTTACATAATTGATCAAGCTATTTCATCATTTAAAACCAGGTATGCATATTTTCATGgtgttttatttaaaattttctttcaCTATTCCTACCATAATaactaataaaaataattattgttCAAATAGGTTCGATCAATTTCAGAATTTCAGACTATTGTTTGATTTTGAGAAATTAAAGTCTGCAGATGATGACTCTTTGAAGAATTTTTGTATCAATCTTACAAACTTAATGAAGCATGGTGAGATTTCAGATCTTGACAATGATGGCCTATACCAAGAGTTATATATGTTGCGTCAAAGTTTACCAAAAGAAACCAAAAGAGCTATCGATGTGTTGAGCTATATAAAAGAAGTGGATGGCAGTTATCCAAATGCTTCGATTGCTTATAGGATTTTTCTAACTATTCCGGTCACTGTTGCCCATGCAGAAAGGAGTTTTTCCAAATTGACCTTGATCAAATCTTATCTCCGTTCAACCATGTCTCACGAAAGATTAAGTGGTTTAGCTATGTTATCCATTGAAAAGGATATAGTTGCAAAACTTGATTATgcaaatttaattaatacttttgcATCTAAAAATGCAAGACGTATAATATTTAAGTAATATATTGAAATTTATAAGTTTATGTAATGAATTATTGGTTTGGAATGTATTTATATtactaaatattagtttaattttatttaaaattacataaaaaaattacatatacaaaagggctcatttttttcaaatttattaaaaccgtCTTAGGCCCACTTTTTTTCAGGGCCGGCCCTGTTAGTTGCATTAATCAATTCATTCTTTGTACGTGAATTATGTTAGCTTATTCTAACATATTctgtttcttctattttcttccaTTGACTTTATTTGTAATCTATAAATAGATTGATGGAAAACAGTAGTAGCACACGAGATTCACGCTGAGCATTTTAtcttttcatttctaattctcTATTTTTTCATATGGTATCATGAGCTTTAGTTTTTTTTATCTCTCGATATTCTATGGCGTCTTCTTCGATCAGTGCTCCTCCTGCCTTCGGTATCACTTCAGCTTCATCTTCTACTACTCTGGCAGCTGCAGTAGTGATTCCGACCAATCTTGTCCCTCTAAAGTTGTTCTTTGATCATACCAACTACTCTTATTGGAGTTCTCAAGTGCTTCCCACAGTTCGTGCGCATAAACTCGATGGTTTTCTTCTTGGCACCACTGCTCATCTGGAGATCCTCATTCCCGATCCGTCAGAGGCCACACACATGATTCATAATTTCTCTTACTCTGAATGGCTATGATCACTGCAATTCGTCTGCTGAGATTTGGAGGGTTTTTGAGGAACTCTTTTATGCTAAGTCCAAAGCTTGTGTTCTTCAGCTCCGTAGCCATCTCTAGTCAACCACGAAATGATAAAAAGAGTATCGATGAGTATGTGCTGAAGATGATGTTCCTTGATGATGCTCTTATTGCTgcttgttatccctaaaaaatcaaCATGATGACGTAACATTTTGAAGTGACACGTGGCGAGATATTTATACCAGGTGGCATCTTGATGGTCGAATATGTGTCGACCAGAGAGAATATGAGGAGTCAGAAAGTAAGTCACTGGGTAGATGTTGGATTTGTTGCCTCTGGTAGGAAAGGTGTCGACTAGGAGTTTCAGAAGGCTATGGACCAAGAGGTTCAGAAGGGTGCTGACCAAGAGGTTCAATAGAATTTTGAAAGGCATTGATCGATCAGAAGATTGCCTAGCAGCGTTTCAAGAGCTTTAGAAGGATATGTCGATTGGATACAACCTCGACCAAAAGGCTCTGTAACTTTTGGAGGAAGACTTCCCAAATATCCCGAAAAATAGCTTATTcgattttatttcaaatttagataatattttgtattattttattaaaaatcgTGGTTAAAACATGCGGCGATGTGGTTAAGGCCCACGATCCATCTTGTACATTCCATAAGCCTATTAATACAAGGCTCATGACCTCATTTTGGGGACCGTCTTTGGACTGGACTTTACTTTTCTTGAGAAAACTCTGTCAAATTATTCTCtcacttacacttgagaaacttaGTTGGCTAAAGTTCATATGATCTTAAGTGTTGGTTAGCATATCTACAaacactaagtggattaggctattaccaaatcttggggctgaactactataaaaatCCTTATGTCGTTTATATATTATTAAGTTCTCCTttactttttgtcattttttGCGTCTACTTGTCGTTGGCCAAAACGGCGGTCAacgttttggtgctttcatttagaGCTAAATAAAGAAGCACATCGAAGTTCTCCTCTGACCAGTTATGGTACCTAAAAAGTAAGGCACAGACGCTACAAAAGAGACTGCTCTTCCTGAGCATCCTGACCGACCGGACTGTCCTGACGCCCCTGAAAATCCTGAGAATGAACCTAGATTAATCTCGATGATATGACCCCAAGATGGAACAACTACAGAAGGCCACAGGAgttttccaagaggagatggtgaAATTCAACGCCCGACAAGAGTATTTGCTGAAGAGATTGCTAGGCAGAAGGCTGAGTTCAAGCAGCAGAGACGAGACATTGATGCTTGAAACAAATAAATCAGAATATGGGAAGAAGAGGTCGACCGATGAAAATGTGAGGTTGCATTTGCATTAGAAGCTGCTACCCAGTTGGCCTGAGCCAATGCATAAGCCGGAGCACAAGCAGCTGCCCGAGTTGCTCAAAGAACAATGTTGATCGGGAGCCATCAACCGAGAGGACTAACTCTCAAGGACCTAAGCGAAGTCAGAGTCACCGATTGGATCGGACGGATGATGACCTCCACTTTGGAACCGTGCCCACCTAGAGAGGAAATTACCGAACCCCCTCAGGAAGTCATCAGCCAAGAAGTAGGCAAGCCCTGACATGTAACAATCATATCAAAGCTCCTAAGGTTCCCCAGAATAGAAAGGTGCCTCGGTCCAAAGATGGACACGATTGAGATGAAGCTGACAATCATCTGACTAATTGATCAAATGATCAGAAGGAAGGTGAAGACCTCCCAACTCTTCTTGAGAAGCCACTCGACACCCCAACCAGTAGTGCATGGGGAAAAAACATGTCCCACAGCATAAGCCTCCTGATAGGGAACGATATGAGAGTGGACAAACCGCACAAAGATCCAAGAGTATAGTGTTTGACCAGCTAGGTGGACATGCTGCCCAGAAAGATTTGCGAGATGTCATTAGCATAAAAAAGAAGACCCTCTTGGTCGAAGGGCAAGGTCCTACCCGCCCTAacgatcaagtagaaatacttgacggaaGTACATCGGCCGGAAATTCCCGACCAGGTGGTCAAAATGCTGGAACATCATTAGTATCACTTGTTATTGAAGCTCAACTTGATGCACAGGTGGCTGCAGTACATGGCTTGAATACTCTGTACATCTAATTCATaaaaacaacttggcattaaccaaattctcaaaacatcaCCCAGCACTCCTAATGctcttatctgatataaaaagcagtcttttgcatatccttctccctgatcttcagcttGTACTAAttagatcaaagatccaccttggagaataccaccttatccaataactgagcctttaggtcttacaactttgctgaagccgttcaatacagtgccctagacctgattccatccctggcactaatccaatcaccatttatctctttatgtaaatgtaatcctgacaaatcccttggagacacatccagaaattcacagactagtccagtttGTCC
The Humulus lupulus chromosome 6, drHumLupu1.1, whole genome shotgun sequence DNA segment above includes these coding regions:
- the LOC133782462 gene encoding uncharacterized protein LOC133782462 — translated: MVQSLEAIKGGGGSIRVGTTGTISSLMTRELQSMNTASQKPSSSFISKPQTDPVIPRRLKPKKSSDEASSSGGLGNYTKSPEFSRKTKGYSKKTHRIPMLNSDNIVLDRTPSREKTEKKGSNIVEVVDIRCGNSDGAWKSPITSRLRKLGFSKLSDSII
- the LOC133785398 gene encoding uncharacterized protein LOC133785398, whose amino-acid sequence is MTGFSSSFFLFACAMWETVNADIKQLIQFKIITSMDKKWWGPIRNYKYKSGAQKRKEKLRKELLQKSQVGSLNKYFNTNNVDNFVVNENDIENQFDIESNENEKSSSDVNENEELNRTFNENKKTSSDVNENEELNQTVNENEKTSSDVFNFPFDIDDPRNWDRIGHINMTNFIVERGPKRVIKEEFTRDASGRNFSSWHYIRELPNGEKQDRKWLIYSVSLDKVFCFCCKLFATKKHLVGFLAEGGFNDWHNISERLKSHERSTQHIESIASWVELEKRLKMKLTIDASLEEQVNQEKKHWKQVLERILAIVKRLGQNNLAFRGDCEKLYEKNNGNFLQIIELLAEFDSTMQEHVRRILRGETHYHYLSHKIQNEMIQLLATEVKSSIISRIKEAKYFSVILDCTPDASNDEQMSLVLRCVNVSESPIFVDEYFLEFIKVHDTSGLGLLNELLDALNILGLDVDNIRGQGYDNGSNMRGKNKGVQTRLLEMNPRAFYTPCACHSLNLLLSDMAHCCPKAVSFFGVVQRIYSLFSASTKRWKVFRDHVPGLTVKPSSETRWESRVDSVKAIRFQAPQIKEALNYLAESNEDAKTKSDAETLATYNIQNFEFLVSMVIWYDLLFAVNTASKILQSEDMQIDVAIKELKILLSFLQKYRETSFEEALTKATEIASMMEVEPVFMEKRKVYRKKQFDESVNEEVTQSAAESFKIDYFLYIIDQAISSFKTRFDQFQNFRLLFDFEKLKSADDDSLKNFCINLTNLMKHGEISDLDNDGLYQELYMLRQSLPKETKRAIDVLSYIKEVDGSYPNASIAYRIFLTIPVTVAHAERSFSKLTLIKSYLRSTMSHERLSGLAMLSIEKDIVAKLDYANLINTFASKNARRIIFK